The following are encoded in a window of Salinigranum halophilum genomic DNA:
- a CDS encoding SPFH domain-containing protein produces the protein MALESFTVVPLQLGLGLGVAAIGFLVLVLAIATVWSMVEIVDAYEKKALTVFGEYRKLLEPGINFIPPFVSRTYAFDMRTQTLDVPRQEAITRDNSPVTADAVVYIKVMDAKKAFLEVDDYKKAVSNLAQTTLRAVLGDMELDDTLNKRQEINARIRKELDEPTDEWGVRVESVEVREVNPSPDVQQAMEQQTSAERRRRAMILEAQGERRSAVETAEGEKQSNIIRAQGKKQSQILEAQGDAISTVLRAKSAESMGERAIIDKGMETLERIGQGESTTFVLPQELTSLLGRYGKQLTDSDVQQSAGLNSLDFDAETRQMLGLDDIDEILGQIDEAAEMDVEQMEKEAEAIKAGNVDADIKSADEVVAEADEGSAMSEEEVVTEVDTDGGAPDEEDDEEMEFDANLES, from the coding sequence ATGGCCCTCGAATCATTCACAGTGGTCCCCCTCCAACTGGGACTGGGACTCGGAGTCGCCGCCATCGGCTTCCTCGTCCTCGTCCTCGCCATCGCCACGGTGTGGTCGATGGTCGAGATCGTCGACGCCTACGAGAAGAAGGCGCTCACGGTGTTCGGCGAGTACCGCAAACTCCTCGAGCCGGGTATCAACTTCATCCCGCCGTTCGTCTCGCGGACGTACGCGTTCGACATGCGGACGCAGACGCTCGACGTGCCTCGACAGGAGGCCATCACCCGCGACAACTCGCCCGTCACGGCCGACGCCGTCGTCTACATCAAGGTGATGGACGCGAAGAAGGCCTTCCTCGAGGTCGACGACTACAAGAAGGCCGTCTCGAACCTCGCCCAGACGACCCTGCGCGCCGTCTTGGGGGACATGGAACTCGACGACACGCTCAACAAGCGCCAGGAGATCAACGCTCGCATCCGCAAGGAACTGGACGAACCCACCGACGAGTGGGGTGTTCGGGTCGAGTCCGTGGAAGTGAGAGAGGTCAACCCGAGCCCCGACGTCCAGCAGGCGATGGAGCAGCAGACCTCCGCCGAGCGCCGCCGCCGCGCCATGATCCTCGAAGCGCAGGGTGAACGCCGCTCCGCCGTCGAGACGGCGGAGGGTGAGAAGCAGTCGAACATCATCCGCGCCCAGGGGAAGAAGCAGTCGCAGATCCTCGAAGCGCAGGGTGACGCCATCTCGACCGTGCTCCGCGCCAAGTCCGCCGAGTCGATGGGCGAGCGTGCAATCATCGACAAGGGGATGGAGACCCTAGAGCGCATCGGTCAGGGCGAGTCGACGACGTTCGTCCTGCCGCAGGAACTCACCTCGCTCCTCGGTCGGTACGGCAAGCAGCTGACCGACAGCGACGTCCAGCAGTCGGCGGGACTCAACAGCCTCGACTTCGACGCCGAGACGCGACAGATGCTCGGCCTCGACGACATCGACGAGATACTCGGTCAGATCGACGAGGCCGCCGAGATGGACGTCGAGCAGATGGAGAAGGAAGCAGAGGCGATCAAGGCCGGCAACGTCGACGCCGACATCAAGAGCGCCGACGAGGTCGTCGCCGAGGCCGACGAGGGGTCGGCGATGAGCGAAGAGGAGGTCGTCACCGAAGTCGACACCGACGGCGGCGCGCCCGACGAAGAAGACGACGAGGAGATGGAGTTCGACGCGAACCTCGAGTCCTGA
- a CDS encoding DUF7332 family protein translates to MVPRGSSPLSGRMALLAAVLVVCSAVSPAAAATPGSKTTADRCFPPDGWEFVVGTEGPQIRFVLHLSLLPAVVAGDDPTNVTSTNTTLANRSAPYAAGAFGIEAVATTGTDQIVSLQSGVLFEGVENATAFVSNPFAPFAFVFDYRLTIPAFEGTTADSDYRVSDAPVEGPVEEAACSR, encoded by the coding sequence ATGGTTCCTCGCGGGTCGTCCCCGCTCTCGGGCCGGATGGCGCTCCTCGCCGCCGTCCTGGTCGTCTGCAGTGCGGTCAGCCCGGCCGCCGCCGCGACGCCCGGTTCGAAGACCACCGCGGACCGCTGTTTCCCCCCCGACGGCTGGGAGTTCGTCGTCGGAACCGAGGGCCCACAGATTCGATTCGTCCTGCACCTGTCACTGCTGCCGGCGGTCGTCGCGGGTGACGACCCGACCAACGTGACGTCGACGAACACGACGCTCGCGAACCGGAGCGCCCCGTACGCCGCCGGCGCGTTCGGCATCGAGGCCGTCGCGACGACCGGGACGGACCAGATCGTCTCGCTACAGTCCGGCGTGCTGTTCGAGGGCGTCGAGAACGCCACCGCGTTCGTGTCGAACCCCTTCGCCCCGTTCGCCTTCGTGTTCGACTACCGGCTCACCATCCCCGCGTTCGAGGGGACGACGGCCGACTCGGACTACCGCGTCAGCGACGCCCCGGTCGAAGGTCCGGTCGAGGAAGCGGCCTGTTCGCGCTGA
- a CDS encoding DNA-methyltransferase, translating into MRTEHVLHVGDSRESDVADESVDLVVTSPPYPMIEMWDEQFAALSPAVGRALGEGRGDDAFDAMHELLDAVWGEVDRVLRPSGIACVNVGDATRSLDGEFQCFPNHARVTQAFRERGFSPLPTVLWRKPTNRLTKFMGSGMLPTNAYVTLEHEHVLVFRKGPRRQFPPHDESRYESAFFWEERNRWFSDLWELHGASQAREGDGRDRSGSFPLALPLRLVRMYSTYGDRVYDPFAGTGTTTLAAMLAGRDSVGTELEPDLLSAFDDRLDGLPERARQRLDARLDRHRTFVRERDEPLEYDAVHYDFPVVTKQERHVRFYDVTDAEAADGEGPRQYSVSYEPR; encoded by the coding sequence ATGCGGACCGAGCACGTCCTCCACGTCGGGGACAGTCGGGAGTCGGACGTGGCCGACGAGAGCGTCGACCTCGTCGTCACCTCGCCGCCGTACCCGATGATCGAGATGTGGGACGAGCAGTTCGCCGCCCTCTCGCCCGCGGTGGGCCGAGCACTCGGCGAGGGGCGCGGGGACGACGCGTTCGACGCGATGCACGAACTCCTCGACGCGGTGTGGGGCGAGGTCGACCGCGTGCTTCGGCCGAGCGGCATCGCCTGCGTCAACGTCGGCGACGCCACCCGCTCGCTGGACGGCGAGTTCCAGTGTTTCCCCAACCACGCGCGGGTGACGCAGGCGTTCCGCGAGCGGGGCTTCTCACCCCTGCCGACGGTCCTCTGGCGGAAGCCGACGAATCGGCTAACGAAGTTCATGGGCTCGGGGATGCTGCCGACGAACGCCTACGTCACGCTCGAACACGAGCACGTGCTCGTCTTCCGGAAGGGCCCGCGGAGACAGTTCCCGCCCCACGACGAGTCGCGGTACGAGAGCGCGTTCTTCTGGGAGGAGCGCAACCGCTGGTTCTCCGACCTCTGGGAGCTCCACGGCGCGTCGCAGGCCCGTGAGGGCGACGGCCGCGACCGGAGCGGGTCGTTCCCGCTCGCTCTCCCGCTCAGGCTCGTCCGGATGTACTCGACCTACGGGGACCGCGTGTACGACCCGTTCGCCGGGACGGGGACGACGACGCTTGCGGCCATGCTCGCCGGCCGAGACTCCGTCGGGACGGAACTCGAACCTGACCTCCTGAGCGCCTTCGACGACCGCCTGGACGGGCTCCCCGAGCGCGCCAGACAGCGCCTCGACGCGCGCCTCGACAGACACCGCACGTTCGTCCGCGAGCGCGACGAACCGCTCGAGTACGACGCCGTCCACTACGACTTCCCGGTCGTGACCAAACAGGAGCGACACGTCCGCTTCTACGACGTGACCGACGCCGAAGCCGCCGATGGAGAGGGGCCGCGCCAGTATTCGGTGTCGTACGAGCCGCGATAG
- a CDS encoding winged helix-turn-helix transcriptional regulator, which yields MSEQPSVDEEKRTTLRRFAALGTATPLVGLGSRNDTDTGNSETRAAIRGYLATTPGAHFSKIRDDLKLGTGETQHHLRRLVEAGAVETRKDGDYRRYFTAGQFSDFEQVALGYLRRETARGVLLALIRDPTATGSDIARALDVSRATVSTTAKELDAVGLLSRADGYAVRNPETVLTLLVRFADSFGEDAVAFASEAADFIRFEPQS from the coding sequence ATGTCCGAGCAGCCGAGCGTCGACGAGGAGAAACGGACGACGCTCCGTCGGTTCGCCGCACTCGGGACGGCGACGCCGCTTGTCGGCCTCGGCAGCCGGAACGATACCGACACCGGAAACAGCGAGACGCGCGCGGCCATCCGCGGCTACCTCGCGACGACGCCCGGTGCACACTTCTCGAAGATACGCGACGACCTCAAACTCGGCACCGGCGAGACCCAGCACCACCTCCGCCGCCTGGTGGAGGCCGGGGCCGTCGAGACCCGGAAGGACGGCGACTACCGTCGCTACTTCACGGCTGGGCAGTTCTCCGACTTCGAACAGGTCGCACTCGGCTACCTCCGCCGTGAGACCGCCCGCGGCGTCTTGCTCGCGCTCATCAGGGACCCGACGGCGACGGGGAGCGACATCGCACGGGCGCTCGACGTCTCCCGAGCGACGGTCAGCACGACCGCGAAGGAACTCGACGCCGTGGGACTGCTCTCGCGGGCCGACGGCTACGCGGTTCGGAACCCCGAGACGGTGCTGACGCTGCTGGTCCGGTTCGCGGACTCCTTCGGCGAGGACGCCGTCGCGTTCGCCTCCGAGGCCGCTGATTTCATCCGGTTCGAGCCGCAGAGCTGA
- a CDS encoding transcription initiation factor IIB, translating into MSEKSYGRTRLRDAPRERSDERTTESETTGDELTCPECSGNVVTDDEHGETVCEDCGLVITTDSVDRGPEWRAFDAREKDQKSRVGAPTTNTMHDKGLSTNIDWRDKDAYGNSLGARQRQKMQRLRKWNERFRTRDSKERNLKQALGEIDRMASALGLPDNVRETASVIYRRALSEDLLPGRSIEGVSTSCTYAAARMAGVPRSLDEIAEVSRVEKSEVARTYRYVSRELSLEVKPADPEQYVPRFASELGLSDESKMRARQLLQNAKEQGVHSGKSPVGLAAAAVYAASLLTNEKTTQAAVSEVADISEVTIRNRYHELLEAEEQIGLA; encoded by the coding sequence ATGAGCGAGAAATCATACGGACGCACACGACTACGAGACGCACCGCGCGAACGAAGTGACGAGCGGACGACCGAGAGCGAGACGACCGGTGACGAACTGACCTGCCCCGAGTGTTCGGGGAACGTCGTCACCGACGACGAGCACGGCGAGACCGTGTGTGAAGACTGCGGGCTCGTCATCACCACCGACTCCGTCGACCGCGGCCCGGAGTGGCGCGCGTTCGACGCCCGCGAGAAGGACCAGAAGTCGCGCGTCGGGGCCCCGACGACGAACACGATGCACGACAAGGGGCTGTCGACCAACATCGACTGGCGCGACAAGGACGCCTACGGCAACTCGCTGGGCGCGCGCCAGCGCCAGAAGATGCAGCGGCTCCGCAAGTGGAACGAGCGGTTCCGCACCCGCGACTCCAAGGAGCGCAACCTCAAGCAGGCGCTCGGCGAGATCGACCGGATGGCTTCTGCCCTTGGTCTCCCGGACAACGTCCGCGAGACCGCGTCGGTCATCTACCGCCGCGCGCTCTCGGAGGACCTCCTACCTGGAAGAAGCATCGAGGGCGTCTCCACCTCCTGCACCTACGCCGCCGCGCGGATGGCCGGCGTCCCACGCTCGCTCGACGAGATCGCCGAGGTCTCTCGCGTCGAGAAGAGCGAGGTCGCCCGCACCTACCGCTACGTCTCTCGCGAACTCTCGCTCGAGGTGAAGCCCGCCGACCCCGAGCAGTACGTCCCGCGCTTTGCGAGCGAACTCGGCCTCTCCGACGAGTCGAAGATGCGCGCCCGACAGCTCCTGCAGAACGCGAAGGAACAGGGCGTCCACTCGGGGAAGTCTCCCGTCGGCCTCGCCGCCGCCGCGGTGTACGCCGCCTCCCTCCTCACCAACGAGAAGACGACGCAGGCCGCCGTGAGCGAGGTCGCCGACATCTCGGAAGTGACCATCCGGAACCGCTACCACGAACTGCTGGAAGCCGAAGAGCAGATCGGCCTGGCCTGA
- a CDS encoding endonuclease III domain-containing protein has protein sequence MTDQRDEPAENISGGAGGGGAFTTFDAEGTSGTRAEAVVDELGARYWQKAYGGQDGFECLVRTILSQNTSDKASQPAHDSLMTRYGPADELAETLAEAPQDELAETIASAGLYNQKSEVIVRTARWVLDEYGSTREFDRFVREDDPSEVRDTLLSVKGVGPKTADCVLLFAGGRGGVFPVDTHVHRIARRMGLAPADADHEAVRAHLERDVPAEKCGFGHTAMIQFGRDYCSARKPACLDGPEACPLYDSCDRVGIDELDGEVRDPADVAD, from the coding sequence ATGACCGACCAGCGAGACGAACCCGCCGAGAACATCAGCGGCGGGGCGGGCGGCGGTGGCGCGTTCACGACGTTCGACGCCGAGGGAACGTCGGGTACGCGCGCGGAGGCCGTCGTCGACGAACTCGGCGCGAGGTACTGGCAGAAGGCCTACGGCGGGCAGGACGGCTTCGAGTGTCTCGTGCGAACGATTCTGAGTCAGAACACCTCGGACAAGGCGAGCCAACCCGCACACGACAGCCTGATGACCCGGTACGGCCCCGCCGACGAACTCGCGGAGACGCTCGCGGAGGCTCCGCAGGACGAACTCGCCGAGACCATCGCCTCCGCGGGGCTGTACAACCAGAAGTCCGAGGTCATCGTCCGAACCGCTCGGTGGGTGCTCGACGAGTACGGGTCGACGCGGGAGTTCGACCGGTTCGTCCGCGAGGACGACCCGAGCGAGGTCCGCGACACGCTCCTCTCGGTGAAGGGGGTCGGCCCGAAGACCGCCGACTGCGTGCTGCTCTTCGCCGGCGGTCGCGGCGGCGTCTTCCCCGTCGACACCCACGTCCACCGGATCGCCCGGCGGATGGGGCTCGCGCCCGCCGACGCCGACCACGAGGCCGTGAGGGCGCATCTCGAACGCGACGTTCCCGCGGAGAAGTGCGGCTTCGGCCACACCGCGATGATCCAGTTCGGGCGCGACTACTGCTCGGCGCGCAAACCGGCGTGTCTCGACGGCCCCGAAGCCTGTCCGCTGTACGATTCGTGTGACAGGGTGGGAATCGACGAACTCGACGGCGAGGTACGCGACCCGGCGGACGTCGCCGACTGA
- a CDS encoding DUF7575 domain-containing protein yields the protein MSNTRRRALVAALVGVLGATIGIAGVGHAYLREWRRAVAWFTFVLGAELVLLSVFADPAAVVGSGSSMPTTLSNLMSTASTLPSTVTGPLLVLLVLSTVDAYRLGLMGGEAGEDAGPSCPYCGQAVDPELDFCQWCTGRFETAPEETETTEPRPASHDHGSRQ from the coding sequence ATGTCGAACACACGTCGCCGCGCGCTGGTCGCGGCTCTCGTCGGTGTCCTCGGCGCGACCATCGGAATCGCCGGGGTCGGCCACGCGTACCTGCGCGAGTGGCGACGCGCAGTCGCGTGGTTCACCTTCGTCCTCGGCGCAGAACTGGTGTTGCTCTCGGTGTTCGCCGACCCCGCGGCTGTCGTCGGGTCCGGGTCGTCGATGCCGACGACGCTCTCGAACCTCATGTCGACGGCTTCGACCCTGCCGTCGACGGTCACCGGGCCGCTACTCGTCCTGCTCGTGTTGAGCACCGTCGACGCGTATCGACTCGGGCTGATGGGTGGCGAGGCCGGCGAGGACGCCGGGCCGTCGTGCCCGTACTGCGGGCAGGCGGTCGACCCCGAACTCGACTTCTGTCAGTGGTGTACCGGCCGGTTCGAGACGGCACCGGAAGAGACGGAGACCACGGAACCGCGCCCGGCGAGCCACGACCACGGCTCGCGGCAGTAG
- a CDS encoding flippase-like domain-containing protein yields the protein MGPAASVEVSVVLPAYNEEDSIEETVQRTLTALDGFLTGGYEVIVAEDGCDDDTPDIATRLAAEDSRIRHVHSDERLGRGGALERAFEAAHGDVLVYFDTDLATDLKHLEELVERIRSGEYDVATGSRWLPGRVADRPAKRGVPSRGYNSLVRLLLHSELRDHQCGFKAFSRDAFDHLSTQVEDAHWFWDTEMLVRAQREGFRVAEFPVDWTPKGDTKVDLVRDVFGMGSQVLRTWWQLSVQPRVTRRVTLTAGGVLTLLALVLMTQYIDFGAVVTEMRQADPALVIGGALIYVLSWPLRGLRYRDILAEQGYRTSVGFLTGAVFISQTGNLVFPARAGDAVRAYVVKMRRGIPYPSGFASLAVERVFDLLTITLLAGIVLIGYTVTGQTAELARAVTGAEGAGRVAVAVATAVGIGAVVAVAAIIASARSGTRFVRGAVYRFSTDSYAERVIEVLEQFVGDVQRVAGTRAGFSRIGLTSVLIWTLDVVTAVFVLRAFEPGMGLVTLVSVGFFAVSVGNLAKVLPLSPGGVGLYEGAFTLLVVGLTGVGYPLALGAAVLDHAVKNIVTVIGGVASMLALNVSLTTAVDQGPDGGDVEVDVVQDD from the coding sequence ATGGGGCCTGCGGCGTCGGTCGAGGTGAGCGTCGTCCTCCCGGCGTACAACGAGGAGGACAGCATCGAGGAGACGGTCCAGCGGACACTGACGGCACTGGACGGCTTTCTCACGGGGGGGTACGAGGTCATCGTCGCCGAGGACGGCTGTGACGACGACACCCCCGACATCGCGACCCGACTCGCCGCCGAGGACTCGCGGATTCGGCACGTCCACAGCGACGAGCGCCTCGGGCGGGGTGGCGCGCTCGAGCGCGCCTTCGAGGCGGCTCACGGGGACGTGCTCGTCTACTTCGACACCGACCTGGCGACAGACCTGAAACACCTCGAGGAGCTGGTCGAGCGAATCCGGTCGGGCGAGTACGACGTCGCCACCGGGTCACGGTGGCTCCCCGGTCGGGTCGCGGACAGACCCGCGAAACGCGGCGTCCCCTCTCGGGGGTACAACTCGCTCGTCCGCCTCTTGTTGCACTCCGAGCTTCGCGACCACCAGTGCGGATTCAAGGCCTTCTCGCGGGACGCGTTCGACCACCTCTCCACACAGGTCGAAGACGCCCACTGGTTCTGGGACACGGAGATGCTCGTCCGCGCCCAGCGGGAGGGGTTCCGCGTGGCCGAGTTCCCCGTCGACTGGACGCCGAAGGGTGACACGAAGGTCGACCTGGTCCGCGACGTGTTCGGGATGGGCTCGCAGGTCCTCCGCACCTGGTGGCAACTCTCGGTCCAGCCGCGCGTCACTCGGCGCGTGACGCTCACCGCTGGGGGGGTGCTCACGCTGCTCGCGCTCGTGTTGATGACGCAGTACATCGACTTCGGCGCCGTCGTGACCGAGATGCGGCAGGCCGACCCCGCGTTGGTCATCGGTGGCGCACTCATCTACGTCCTCTCGTGGCCACTGCGCGGTCTCCGATACCGCGACATCCTCGCCGAACAGGGGTATCGGACCAGTGTCGGCTTCCTCACCGGTGCGGTGTTCATCTCACAGACGGGGAACCTCGTCTTCCCCGCCCGGGCCGGCGACGCCGTCCGGGCGTACGTCGTCAAGATGCGTCGGGGCATTCCCTACCCGTCGGGCTTCGCTTCGCTCGCCGTCGAGCGGGTGTTCGACCTCCTGACCATCACGCTCCTCGCGGGCATCGTGCTCATCGGATACACCGTGACGGGCCAGACGGCGGAACTCGCCCGGGCCGTGACGGGCGCGGAGGGTGCCGGACGGGTGGCCGTCGCCGTCGCCACGGCCGTCGGCATCGGCGCCGTCGTCGCCGTCGCCGCGATCATCGCCTCGGCGCGGTCGGGGACGCGGTTCGTCCGGGGCGCGGTCTATCGCTTCTCGACCGACTCGTACGCCGAGCGCGTCATCGAGGTGCTCGAACAGTTCGTCGGTGACGTCCAGCGCGTCGCCGGGACGCGGGCTGGCTTCAGCCGAATCGGCCTCACCAGCGTCCTCATCTGGACGCTCGACGTCGTGACCGCCGTGTTCGTCCTCCGGGCGTTCGAACCGGGGATGGGGCTCGTGACACTCGTCTCCGTCGGCTTCTTCGCCGTCAGCGTCGGCAACCTCGCGAAGGTCCTGCCGCTCTCGCCTGGCGGCGTCGGCCTGTACGAGGGCGCGTTCACGCTGCTCGTAGTGGGACTCACCGGTGTCGGCTACCCGCTCGCGCTCGGGGCGGCCGTCCTCGACCACGCGGTGAAGAACATCGTCACGGTCATCGGCGGCGTGGCGTCGATGCTCGCGCTCAACGTCTCGTTGACCACCGCCGTCGACCAGGGTCCCGACGGTGGCGACGTCGAGGTGGACGTCGTACAGGACGACTGA
- a CDS encoding type I 3-dehydroquinate dehydratase, with the protein MLDFDAFVLCASTGDLADAETETAREHADAVEFRLDLADDPLAALDDYPSDGLPLLVTYRPEWEGGAFAGAEASRLDGLVAAADHDAVGAVDLELETLRTEQGVETADAVRERGAAVVASVHDFEGTPASSALRRLLHEAASLGDVGKVAVTAETGADALRLLEATHAATAWGDPVATMAMGAAGSHTRAVAPVYGSKIGYAPLTPAQATAPGQYDLATLRALVDGLVGR; encoded by the coding sequence ATGCTCGACTTCGACGCGTTCGTCCTCTGTGCATCGACGGGGGACCTCGCAGACGCGGAGACCGAGACGGCGCGCGAACACGCCGACGCCGTCGAGTTCCGGCTGGACCTCGCCGACGACCCCCTCGCGGCGCTCGACGACTATCCGAGCGACGGGCTTCCACTTCTCGTCACGTACCGTCCCGAGTGGGAGGGCGGCGCGTTCGCGGGCGCGGAAGCCTCCCGGCTCGACGGCCTCGTCGCGGCGGCTGACCACGACGCCGTCGGCGCTGTCGACCTCGAACTCGAGACGCTCAGGACCGAACAGGGCGTGGAGACGGCCGACGCCGTTCGCGAGCGCGGCGCGGCCGTCGTGGCCTCGGTCCACGACTTCGAGGGCACCCCGGCGTCGTCGGCGCTGCGACGACTCCTCCACGAGGCGGCCTCGCTGGGCGACGTCGGGAAGGTCGCCGTCACCGCCGAGACGGGGGCCGACGCGCTCCGACTCCTCGAGGCGACTCACGCCGCGACGGCGTGGGGCGACCCCGTCGCGACGATGGCGATGGGGGCGGCCGGGAGTCACACCCGTGCGGTCGCCCCGGTGTACGGTTCGAAAATCGGCTACGCGCCCCTCACCCCCGCGCAGGCGACAGCGCCCGGACAGTACGACCTCGCCACGCTCCGGGCGCTCGTCGACGGGCTGGTCGGGCGCTAA
- a CDS encoding DUF7123 family protein translates to MSTTQATTDLSTKQRRILQYLRTNAGEQTYFKSRLIAKDLGLSAKEVGANMRAILDGDFDVTVEKWGYSSGTTWKVTR, encoded by the coding sequence ATGAGCACGACACAGGCCACGACCGACCTCTCGACGAAGCAGCGCCGCATCCTCCAGTACCTCCGCACGAACGCCGGCGAGCAGACCTACTTCAAATCCCGGCTCATCGCGAAGGACCTCGGCCTCTCGGCGAAGGAGGTCGGCGCGAACATGCGGGCCATCCTCGACGGCGACTTCGACGTGACAGTCGAGAAGTGGGGCTACTCGTCGGGGACGACGTGGAAAGTGACCCGGTAG
- a CDS encoding methylglyoxal synthase has product MRLALIAHDEKKPDLIEFAQEHQELLATCELIATGTTGKRLREETELAVEPKKSGPLGGDLQIGAEVAEGSCHGIVFFRDPLTAQPHEPDVSALMRICDVHDVPLATNRASADAIVEVMTSA; this is encoded by the coding sequence ATGCGTCTCGCGCTGATCGCTCACGACGAGAAGAAGCCCGACCTCATCGAATTCGCGCAGGAACACCAGGAACTCCTCGCGACCTGTGAACTCATCGCCACGGGGACGACGGGAAAACGGCTCCGCGAGGAGACGGAGCTGGCGGTCGAGCCGAAGAAGTCCGGCCCCCTGGGTGGGGACCTCCAGATCGGGGCCGAGGTCGCGGAAGGGTCGTGCCACGGCATCGTCTTCTTCCGCGACCCCCTCACCGCTCAACCTCACGAGCCCGACGTCTCCGCCCTCATGCGCATCTGTGACGTCCACGACGTCCCGCTCGCGACGAACCGCGCGAGCGCCGACGCCATCGTCGAGGTGATGACGAGCGCCTGA
- the yjjX gene encoding inosine/xanthosine triphosphatase, whose amino-acid sequence MRIAVGSGNPVKRDATARVFDAAAVEAVVVDSGVSEQPFGRAETRHGAVTRARRAFAEAAAADLAVGIEGGVAAVDSADCGPLAPVGDDLSLVMWAAVTDGDRLSCGGGPTLPLPDRIAARLRAGEELGPVMDDVLGTDDVAKKQGAAGAFTAGTLTRTDALESAVAAAAGPFLSDHY is encoded by the coding sequence ATGCGCATCGCGGTCGGCAGCGGGAACCCGGTGAAGCGTGACGCGACGGCGCGGGTGTTCGACGCGGCGGCGGTCGAGGCCGTCGTCGTCGACTCCGGCGTGAGCGAACAGCCGTTCGGCCGCGCCGAGACACGGCACGGGGCGGTCACCCGGGCGCGACGGGCGTTCGCCGAGGCGGCGGCCGCCGACCTCGCTGTGGGTATCGAGGGCGGGGTGGCAGCCGTCGACTCTGCCGACTGCGGACCGCTTGCCCCCGTCGGTGACGACCTCTCGCTCGTCATGTGGGCGGCGGTTACGGACGGTGACAGGCTCTCCTGTGGCGGCGGGCCCACGCTCCCGCTCCCCGACCGTATCGCCGCCCGACTGCGCGCGGGCGAGGAACTCGGGCCGGTGATGGACGACGTCCTCGGCACGGACGACGTGGCGAAGAAACAGGGGGCGGCCGGGGCGTTCACTGCGGGGACGCTGACGCGGACCGACGCGCTCGAATCGGCGGTGGCCGCGGCCGCCGGGCCGTTCCTGAGCGACCACTACTGA